One Geitlerinema sp. PCC 9228 genomic window, CAGCGATCGCCAGAATGTTTGTACGAACCGGTGGTTGTTACCATTCAAGAAGGGGAATACCGACTGTTAGACGTTCACCAACTTCTCCTGGCACAAGCTTACATTCAAGAACTCACCGTTCAGCTACTGCAAGAACAAACCAGAAATCAAATGGTCCAAACTGAGAAAATGGCCAGTTTGGGACAAATGGTGGCTGGCGTTGCTCACGAGTTAAACAATCCGATTAATTTTATCTCCGGCAACTTACAATATCTTTCTTCCTATGTCAAGGATTTGGTGGAATTGATTTCTACATACGAAAAAGAAGAGGTGGAATATTCCGAAGAGTTGCAAGAGTTAAAAGAAGATATCGAATTGGATTTTCTTTTAGAAGACACAAACAAAATTGTGGAGGGAATGCAAACGGGAACCGACATGATGACTAAAATTGTGGGAACCCTGCGCAACTTCTCTCGGGTTGACGAAGGGGAACGTAGAGTGGCCGATATTCACGAATGTATTGAAAGTACGCTATTAATTCTGCGCAATCGCCTGAAATACCATATTCAAGTAGAGAAAAATTATGGCGAACTCCCCCAAATTCCTTGCTATTCCGGTCAGCTGAGCCAGGTGTTTATGAATTTAATCGTTAATGCCAGCGATGCTTTGGAAGACCTGCGGCTGAAGAAAAAGGAAGAAGAAGGGATCTATTTTGAAGGGTGGATTGGTATTACTACTTACCAAGAAACCAAAGACGACAAGCAATGGATCGTTATTAAAATTGCTGATAACGGCGGTGGCATTCCCCAAGATATTCAAGAACGCATTTTTGAAATGTTTTTTACTACCAAACCCCTTGGCAAAGGAACTGGTATGGGATTGGCGATTAGCTATCAGATTATTACCGACAAGCATGGCGGCAAATTGGAACTCCATACAGAACCAGATAAGGGAACGGAGTTTGTAATTAAATTACCCGTAGAACCGCCATCGCAATAAATAGAAGCTGGGAAGATAGAGAAGGCGTTGCGGCGAAAAAGTATTTTTGGGCAGGTTGGATATTTGAGTGAAAAGCTCTCAAAAAAAAACAGCTTTTCCCCGAATCTTATCTTTTTCCCTATTATAGAAACAAAATTGCTAGCTGTCAACCATGGGAGCCAATTTTGCAGGTGATTCCCCTTGGCTTTTTGGGATAATTGGCTGTTATAGCAAATCCGATTTGTGAAAACCACATTTTAGA contains:
- a CDS encoding ATP-binding protein, which codes for MILHMLQSENLPQHLSDSVKNLGLESTVKELFLYDFQIELSQPGKKVEKAFENNPLLPGVILTEKGKYAFMLSRRRFFEIMSRPYGIELFSRRPLYSLRPFIPKDTLICSLDTQIIDVAKQCVQRSPECLYEPVVVTIQEGEYRLLDVHQLLLAQAYIQELTVQLLQEQTRNQMVQTEKMASLGQMVAGVAHELNNPINFISGNLQYLSSYVKDLVELISTYEKEEVEYSEELQELKEDIELDFLLEDTNKIVEGMQTGTDMMTKIVGTLRNFSRVDEGERRVADIHECIESTLLILRNRLKYHIQVEKNYGELPQIPCYSGQLSQVFMNLIVNASDALEDLRLKKKEEEGIYFEGWIGITTYQETKDDKQWIVIKIADNGGGIPQDIQERIFEMFFTTKPLGKGTGMGLAISYQIITDKHGGKLELHTEPDKGTEFVIKLPVEPPSQ